The DNA window GGAAGTAGAGCGGCAAAATGGCGTGTTTTTTGTGTGGTTTTTATGGTTAATTTATTGATTTTTAAGTAAAAACATTTTTTTAATGTTTGCAAAATTTTTTGAATTCACCGGGTGAACGGCGTAGGGTAAAGTTAAATTTTTAGGCGTTTTGTCGCCGCGCAGCGCTGAAAGTTTAATTATCGGTTAATTATTATTTCACCGTCCGGCAACAATTGACGGTTTATTTATTTTTATGGTCGTTTAACCGCCAATTTTACGGCGAGAAAATAAAACCGAATGCGTTGAAATACACCGCAAAAATGAAAACGCCGCAACGAAGTGCGGCGTTTGGCAGCAGGGGTACTCCCAAAGTGGCAGTATCCCCTGATGATGCTTAGGCCTTGGCCCAGTGGCGGCGTTTGGCAGCCTGCAGCTTCTCGTAGGCCGCCAGCAGCGCCTGATGGGCCGGCAGTGCCTCCAGATCGGCATCGACGGCGAACAGCCCGTTGAAGCGCTCTTCACCGCTGATGGCGGCGGAGGCGGCGTCGACCGCTTCCTGGCCGTACATCTTCACGAACGCGGTGTAGTACTGCGCCGCTTCGCGTTCAGGCTCCTGCGCCAGCAGCAGCAGCGTTTGCAGGCAGCGGTAGTAGTTGCTGCGCGCCGGGTTCAGCACCGAGGCGTTGAAATCCTGCGTCCATTCGGTCCAGATCAGCGCCTGATCCAGATCGCCGCCCGCCAGCGCCAGCATCGACTTCAACTCGCCCACGCGCAGGGTATGCCAGGCGTTGTCTTTGCCGCTGGCAATGCCCAGCAGTTCGCGTACGCGGGTGAAGTCGTCCAGCCCTTCGTCGTCCAACTGCTCGATCAGCGCCAGGTATTCTTCCGGTTCCCACTCGCTGCCCGGCAGCGCCAGCAGCGTATCGCGCAGGTGCGCGCCCATGCTGTTGTTGGCCAGCAGCAGGTCTTCTGCCGGGTAGATATCGGACATGCCCGGCACGATGATGCGGCAAGCATAGACGCCCAGGTGCTCGTAGTCGGCGATGTACACTTCCGCGTCTTCTTTGTCGAAGATGCTCATCAGGGTGGCGAACTCTTCCTGGGTACTGCCGCTGAAGCTCCAGTCAACGAACGGATAGTCCGCATCCTGTTTGAACAGATCCCAGGAGATCAGGCCGCTGGAGTCGATGAAGTGCGTTTCCAGGTTGGTGTGTTCCGCCACTTCTTCGTCATCGAAGGTCGGCGCGGTGAACACGTCGAGATCTTTCAGGCTGCGGCCCTGCAGCAGTTCGGTCACCGTGCGCTCCAGCGCCACGCCGAAGTCCGGGTGCGCGCCGAACGAGGCGAAGCAGGTGCCGTTGGTCGGGTTGAACAGCACCACGCAGATGACCGGATAGTTGCCGCCCAGCGAGGCGTCGTAGGAGAGGATCGGGAAACCTTCCTCTTCCAGCTTGGCGATGGCTTCCACCACGCCCGGGTAGCGGTTCAGCACTTCGTCCGGGATCGCCGGCAGGCTGATGGATTCGGCGATGATGCGGTTTTTCACATAGCGCTCGAACACTTCCGACAGGCCCTGCACCCGCGCTTCGTTGGCGGTGTTGCCGGCGGACATGCCGTTGGAAACATACAGGTTGCCGATGATGTTCATCGGGATGTACACGGTTTGCTGATCGGACTGACGGGTAAACGGCAGCGCACACACGCCGCGATCGGCGTTGCCGGATTGCAGATCGACAAGATCGCTGGCGCTCAGCTCTTGCTGCGGATCGTAGAAGGCGTGCAGGCGTTCGTCGAGGATGCCGGCCGGCAGCGCGTCGTCTTCAGGGATCGGGAACCATTTCTCATTCGGGTAGTGCACGAAGTCGCCTTCGGCGATCTGCTTGCCCAGATAGAAATCGGCGAAGAAGTAGTTGGTGGACAGGCGCTCGAAATATTCACCCAGCGCGGAGGCCAGCGCGGCTTTTTTGCTGGCGCCTTTGCCGTTGGTGAAGCACAGCGGGCAATCGCGATCGCGAATGTGCACCGACCACACGTGCGGCACCGGGTTCAGCCAGGAGGCTTCTTCGATGTTGAAACCGAGATCGCTCAATTTCTGCTGGAAACGGGCGATGGAGTCTTCCAGGGCGGCGTCTTTACCGGGGATAAAAGTTTGCGTCATTGTCTTCACTTTTTGCGCGTACTAAAAACGCGCAATGATACGGGGTTTTGCGCTGGAGCTCCACGTATTCCTAAAGCGGTGGCAAAGTCACAGTTTTTTTAAGGATAAAGGCCATAATTCAGCGAGTTATCTGTCACGGAGAAATCTAATGAAATCAGTGAAACTCAGCGTGTTAACTCTCTTGTTGACCGGTGCCAGCGCCTCGGCGCTGGCGCTGCCCAACATCACCCTGCTGGCGACCGGCGGCACCATCGCCGGCGGCGGCGATTCGGCGACGAAATCCAACTATACGGCGGGCAAACTGGGCGTCGAGGCGTTGGTCGATGCGGTGCCGGCGCTGAAAGATATCGCCAACGTGCAGGGAGAGCAGGTGGTGAACATCGGCTCGCAGGACATGAACGATCAGGTCTGGCTGACGCTGGCGAAGAAAATTGACGCCGACTGCGGCAAAACCGACGGCTTCGTCATCACCCACGGCACCGATACGCTGGAAGAGACGGCCTATTTCCTCGATCTGACGGTGAAGTGCGACAAGCCGGTGGTGCTGGTGGGGGCGATGCGGCCGGCGACGGCGATGAGCGCCGACGGCCCGTTCAATCTGTATAACGCGGTGGTGACGGCGGCGGATCCGCAATCGGCCAACCGCGGGGTGCTGGTGGCGATGAACGACACCGTGCTGGATGCGCGCGACGTCACCAAGACCAACACCACCGCCGTGCAGACCTTCCAGTCGCCGAACTACGGCCCGCTGGGGTATATCCACAACGGCAAGGTTGATTACCAGCGTTCGCCGCAGCGTAAGCATACCCGGGATACGCCGTTCGACGTCAACAAGCTGAGCGAACTGCCGAAGGTCGGCATCGTCTACAACTATGCCAACGCCTCCGATGCGCCGGCCAAGGCGCTGATCGCCGAAGGCTACCAGGGCATCGTCAGCGCCGGGGTCGGCAACGGCAATCTGTATAAAACGGTGTTCGACACCCTGGCGACGGCGGCGCACCACGGTGTGGCGGTAGTGCGTTCATCGCGCGTGCCGACCGGCGCCACCACCGAAGATGCGGAAGTGGACGACGCCAAGTACGGCTTTGTGGCCGCCGGCACGTTGAATCCGCAAAAAGCGCGCATACTGCTGCAGCTGGCGCTGACGCAAACCAAAGACGCGAAGCAGATCCAGCAGATGTTCAATCAGTACTGATCGTTTTCTTCCCTGCGGGGGCCGACCGGACTCCCGCAGCCATCTTGGCTGAATACAGCATAAAACACCGCGTTAACCCGCTGAATTTCCCCATGTCGCAGGGTTTTATCGTCCAAACAATCGCGACGGCCGCAGAGCCTGTCATCACCCGGCGGGGCCGTTTGCCGCCGACGGGCGAATAAGCGTTGCAGCCATGGGGCGTGAGTGATAAAACCGATGGGTTGGTTAACGCGAGCGTTAACTTCGGGCGTCTTTTCGACAGGTCGCTTTTCTGCGGCGAACAGTGAATGTGGTGAGGGGAAATGACTCAGGTTTATAATTTTAGCTCTGGCCCGGCGATGCTGCCGGTGGAAGTGTTGCGTCGTGCGGAACAGGAACTGTGCAACTGGCACGGGCTGGGCACGTCAGTGATGGAGATCAGTCACCGCAGCAAAGAGTTCATCGCCGTTGCTGAGCAGGCGGAACAGGATCTGCGCGATCTGCTGAAAGTCCCCTCCAACTATAAAGTGCTGTTTTGCCACGGCGGCGCCCGCGGGCAGTTTGCCGCGCTGCCGCTGAACCTGCTGGGCGACAAGACCACCGCCGACTATATCGACGGCGGTTATTGGGCGCACAGCGCCATCAAGGAAGCGGAGAAGTATTGCACCCCGAACGTCATCGACGTGAAAACCCGCATCGACGGCCTGAGCGGCATCAAGCCGATGAAAGAGTGGCAACTCAACGCCGACGCGGCTTATGTGCACTATTGCCCGAATGAGACCATCGACGGCGTGGCCATCGATGAAACGCCGGACTTCGGCGACAAGGTGGTGATCGGCGATTACTCCTCGACCATTCTGTCCCGCCCGCTCGACGTCAGCCGTTTTGGCGTGATTTACGCCGGCGCGCAGAAAAATATCGGCCCGGCCGGCCTGACGCTGGTGATCGTGCGCGACGATCTGCTGGGCAAGGCGCGCAAAGAAGTGCCGTCGATCCTCGATTACACCGTGCTGGCCGAGAACGACTCGATGTTCAACACCCCACCGACCTTCGCTTGGTATCTGTCCGGGCTGGTGTTCAAATGGCTGAAAGAGCAGGGCGGCCTGGTGGAGATGCAGAAACGCAATCAGGCCAAGGCCGAACTGCTGTACGCGACCATCGATAAATCCGACTTCTACCGCAGCCAGGTGGCGATCGCCAACCGTTCCTGGATGAACGTGCCGTTCCAGTTGGCCGATGCGGCGCTGGACAAGGTGTTCCTCAGCGAAGCCGAGGCCATCGGCCTGCAGGCGCTGAAAGGCCACCGGGTAGTTGGCGGCATGCGCGCTTCTATTTACAATGCCATGCCGCTGGCCGGCGTGCAGGCGCTGACCGACTTCATGACCGACTTCGAACGTCGTCACGGTTGATTCCGTCAGCCCGCCAGGCGCGGGCTGCTCAGGCTGTTGTCCTTTTGCATTAAAGCGGCTCCGGCATTATTCCGGAGCCGTTTCGTTTATCAGAATTGGAGAGTTTTGTTCACATGGTGGATTCCCTGACGTTACACCCGGTCGCCCTGGTCAATGGCACCGTCAACTTACCCGGCTCCAAGAGCGTTTCTAACCGCGCTCTGCTGCTGGCGGCGCTGGCGAAAGGCTCGACCCGGCTGACCAACCTGCTGGACAGCGACGACGTGCGTCATATGCTGAACGCGCTGCAGGCGTTGGGCGTGAACTATCAGCTTTCCGCCGATCGCACCGTGTGCGAAGTGACCGGCGTGGCCGGGCCGCTGGTGGCCGATCGGCCGCTGGAACTGTTCCTCGGCAACGCCGGGACGGCGATGCGCCCATTGGCGGCGGCGCTGTGCCTCGGCGAGGGCGACGTGGTGTTGACCGGCGAACCGCGCATGAAAGAGCGCCCGATCGGCCATCTGGTGGACGCGTTGCGCCAGGGCGGGGCGCAGATTGATTACCTCGAGCAGACCGATTACCCACCGATTCGCCTGCGCGGCGGCTTCCAGGGCGGCGACGTCACCGTTGACGGCAGCGTCTCCAGCCAGTTCCTGACTGCGTTGCTGATGACCGCGCCGCTGGCGCCGCAGGATACGCAGATCCACATCAAGGGCGAGCTGGTTTCCAAGCCGTACATCGACATCACGCTGCATCTGATGCGCACCTTCGGCGTATCGGTGAGCCACGACAACTACCGGGTGTTCCATATCCAGGGGCGCCAGACGTATATCGCGCCGGGCGATTACCTGGTTGAGGGTGACGCCTCTTCCGCCTCCTACTTCCTGGCAGCGGCGGCGATCAAGGGCGGCACCGTGCGCGTGACCGGCATCGGCCGCAAAAGCGTGCAGGGTGACACCAAGTTTGCCGACGTGCTGGAGAAAATGGGCGCGCGCATTACCTGGGGCGACGATTTCATCGAGTGCAGCCGCGGTGAACTGCGCGGCATCGACATGGACATGAACCACATTCCGGACGCGGCGATGACCATCGCCACCGCGGCGCTGTTCGCCGAGGGGCCGACCACCATTCGCAATATCTACAACTGGCGGGTGAAGGAGACCGACCGTCTGGCGGCGATGGCGACCGAGCTGCGTAAAGTGGGGGCGGAAGTGGACGAAGGCGAAGACTATATTCACGTTGTGCCGCCGGCCAAACTGCAGTTTGCCGAGATCGGCACCTACAACGATCACCGCATGGCGATGTGTTTCTCGCTGGTGGCGCTGTCGGATACTCCGGTCACCATTCTCGATCCGAAATGCACCGCGAAAACCTTCCCGGACTATTTCGAACAGCTGGCGCGCATCAGCCAGCCGGCGTAACCCGTCAAATCGTTTATTTTAAGGCCCCTTTGTGGGCCTTTATCGTTTTTAACCTTTGGCGACCGGCGTTTCTTCTATACTTTTTCGCGGTTGTGCGCTTATTTTCAACAACCGGACAGTTCCAGGGTAACAGATCGCCGTAGGGCAGCGTATAATACGCCACCGTATTTGCCCCTGATTGGGCAGGTGACAGGGCGCACGGGCTTCGCGTCGAAGCTCACCGTGCCTCTGTGAGGTTTTCTACCTGAAGGAGAGAGAAATGACGGCTACAGCCCCGGTGATAACCGTTGATGGACCAAGTGGCGCAGGCAAAGGCACGCTGTGTAAAGCGTTGGCCGAGTCCCTTGGTTGGCGTTTGCTGGACTCCGGCGCGATCTATCGCGTGCTGGCGCTGGCGGCGTTGCATCATCAGGTGGATATCACTTCTGAGGAAGCGCTGGTTCCGCTGGCCGCACATCTCGATGTTCGCTTCGTTGCCCAGGACGGCAAGCTGCAGGTGATTTTGGAAGGTGAGGACGTCAGCAATGAGATCCGCACCGAAACCGTCGGCAACACCGCGTCGCAAGCGGCGGCGTTTCCGCGCGTGCGCGAGGCGTTGCTGCGTCGCCAGCGCGCATTCCGCGAGGCGCCCGGCCTGATTGCCGATGGTCGCGATATGGGCACGGTGGTGTTCCCGGACGCGCCGGTCAAGATTTTCCTCGACGCCAGCTCGGAGGAGCGCGCGCACCGCCGCATGCTGCAGTTGCAGGAGAAGGGCTTTAATGTTAACTTTGAACGTCTTTTAGCCGAGATAAAGGAACGGGACGACCGTGACCGTAATCGGCCTATCGCGCCTCTGGTGCCCGCTTCTGACGCCCTCGTGCTGGATTCTACCAGCATGTCGATCGAAGAAGTGATCCGGCAGGCGTTGACGTATGCACAGAAAGTGTTGGCGTTGCCGCAGCAATAAGCGCGGCGGCGCTATTGGCTTTTTGTCATATTTGTCATAGCGGTATCGCAATATATCGGGTAAAATTTTACCCCTGTAACCTTAAACCCTGTCGGCATGGAGCCAATGGCGGGGTATGTGAAACAACCCCATTCGGCGGGACGCTAAATGGACGTTAAACTAAAGAACCCTGAAGATTAACAACATGACTGAATCTTTCGCTCAACTCTTTGAAGAATCCTTAAAAGAAATCGAAACCCGCCCGGGTTCCATCGTTCGTGGCGTCGTTGTTGCTATCGACAAAGATATCGTACTGGTTGACGCCGGTCTGAAATCTGAGTCTGCCATCCCGGCTGAGCAATTCAAAAACGCCCAGGGCGAGCTGGAAATCCAGGTTGGTGACGAAGTTGACGTTGCTCTGGATGCTGTTGAAGACGGCTTCGGTGAAACCCTGCTGTCCCGTGAGAAAGCTAAGCGTCACGAAGCTTGGATCACGCTGGAAAAAGCCTACGAAGAAGCTGAGACTGTAACCGGTGTTATCAACGGCAAAGTGAAGGGTGGCTTCACCGTCGAGCTGAACGGCATCCGCGCGTTCCTGCCAGGTTCCCTGGTTGACGTGCGTCCGGTACGTGACACTCTGCACCTGGAAGGCAAAGAGCTTGAGTTCAAAGTCATCAAGCTGGATCAGAAGCGCAACAACGTTGTCGTTTCTCGCCGTGCGGTTATCGAATCCGAGAACAGCGCTGAGCGCGATCAACTGCTGGAAAACCTGCAGGAAGGCATGGAAGTTAAAGGTATCGTTAAGAACCTCACTGACTACGGTGCATTCGTTGATCTGGGCGGCGTAGACGGCCTGCTGCACATCACTGACATGGCTTGGAAACGCGTTAAGCACCCAAGCGAAATCGTCAATGTTGGCGATGAAATCACTGTTAAAGTGCTGAAGTTCGACCGCGAGCGTACTCGTGTATCCCTGGGCCTGAAACAGCTGGGCGAAGATCCATGGGTTGCTATCGCGAAACGTTACCCAGAAGGCACCAAGCTGACTGGTCGTGTAACCAACCTGACTGATTACGGCTGCTTCGTAGAAATCGAAGAAGGCGTTGAAGGTCTGGTACACGTTTCTGAAATGGATTGGACCAACAAAAACATCCATCCGTCCAAAGTTGTTAACGTGGGCGACGTAGTGGAAGTGATGGTTCTGGACATCGATGAAGAACGTCGTCGTATCTCCCTGGGCCTGAAGCAGTGCAAATCCAACCCATGGCAGCAGTTCGCAGAAACCCACAACAAGGGCGACCGCGTTGAAGGTAAAATCAAGTCTATCACTGACTTCGGTATCTTCATCGGCCTGGACGGCGGCATCGACGGCCTGGTTCACCTGTCTGACATCTCCTGGAACGTTGCAGGCGAAGAAGCAGTACGTGAATACAAGAAAGGCGACGAAATCGCAGCGGTTGTTCTGCAAGTTGACGCAGAGCGCGAGCGTATCTCCCTGGGCGTGAAGCAGCTGGCTGAAGACCCGTTCAATAACTACCTGTCTATGAACAAGAAAGGTGCTATTGTTACTGGTAAAGTCACTGCAGTTGACGCCAAAGGTGCTACAGTTGAATTGGCAGGCGGCGTAGAAGGTTACCTGCGTGCATCTGAAGCCTCTCGCGACCGCATTGAAGATGCAACTCTGGTTCTGAACGTAGGTGACGAAGTTGAAGCCAAATTCACCGGCGTTGACCGTAAGAACCGCGTTGTAAGCCTGTCCGTACGTGCTAAGGACGAAGCTGACGAGAAAGACGCCATCGCTACTGTTAACAACAAACAGGAAGAAGGCAACTTCTCTAACGCAATGGCTGAAGCTTTCAAAGCGGCTAAAGGCGAGTAATGACGGGGGGCGGTTTTTGACCGCCCCGATACGGTAGTTTAGCTGCAAAGCTTGGAGGTACTATGACCAAGTCTGAACTTATTGAAAGACTTGCTGGCCAGCAATCTCATATTCCGGCGAAGGCCGTTGAGGATGCAGTGAAAGAGATGCTTGAGCACATGGCCGCAACGCTGGCCGAGGGCGAACGCATTGAGATCCGCGGATTCGGCAGTTTTTCTCTTCACTACCGTGCCCCGCGTGTAGGCCGCAATCCGAAAACCGGTGACAAAGTTGAGCTGGATGGCAAGTACGTTCCTCACTTCAAACCCGGCAAAGAGTTGCGTGACCGCGCCAATATCTATGGCTAGTCGCTGACTGCTCATAGCGTTGTTGCTTGTAAAGAATATAAAACGGTGCCTTTAAGGCGCCGTTTTTTTTCGCCTGCGATTCTCCATGATACGCTCGTAAATTGCGTACTGCGCCGCATTTGCGGTGTGGCTGCTGCATAGGCCTCTCTTATCCTGCCATGCTCACCGCATCTTCGTTAAAGCCCGCTGGCGGCGACATATCGCCTCAACGATCCTGCTTGCTTACCGTGACGCGTTTTTGCTCATGGTGGAGCCGAAGGGAGAAGAGCGATCAAAATTTCGCTGGATCTGGCGATATTCGCCGTCATCTGCGGCATCCTGCCGCTGCTGGTTTTACCGCGGTTGCCAGAGCCATGGCTGCTGTGGCCGATGCTGTTTGTCGCCTGTTTACTGCTGCGCACCCGTTGGCCGATCTGCCGCTATTTGGCCTGCCTGGGTTTGGGATTCATATGGGCGGTTTTCAACGCCGGAAGCCTGCTTGGGCAAATGGAGCACCTAAGCCGCATGCCGGATGTAACGGCGGTGGTACAGGTGAGCAGCATCGCACTGGAGCCTGCCACCAGTAAGCAGACGCTGATGCGCATCGAACGAGTCGACGGCCATTGGTTGGTGCCTGCGCTGGCGTTTACCACGACGTGGGCCCCAGAACGGCAGCGGCTGTGCGCCGGGCAGCGTTGGCAGTTGAAACTGCGTTTGCGGCCGGTGCACGGTAAGCTCAATGAAGGCGGCTTTGACAGCCAGCGTTGGGCAATCGCGCAGCGCCAACCCTTGACCGCGCAGGTCAGGCAGGCTCGTTTGCTGGATGGCGATTGCGGCCTGCGCCAGCGCATAATCAGCCATGCGGAAACCAACATCGGTGAATTGCGTTACAAGGCGGTATTGCTGGCGCTAGCTTTTGGAGAACGAACCGCACTTGAACAGGCTTTGCGCACGCTGATGCTGAAAACCGGCATTGCGCACTTAATGGCCATTTCAGGGCTTCATGTGGCGATGGTCGCCATTTTGTTTTGGGCGGTGCTGCGTGCGCTGCAGTTTTTTCTTCCCGCCCATCTGATTGGCTATCGCTTTCCGCTGGTCGCAGGCTGGGTGGCGACGCTGATCTATGTCTGGTTGGTGGGCGCCCAGCCGCCGGCGGTACGCACCGCGTTGGCGATGACCCTGTGGATGCTGCTGCGCTTGCGCGGCGTTCATTGTTCTTCCTGGCAGGTGTGGCTATGGTGTATCGGGCTGATTTTGCTGTGCGATCCGCTGGCGATATTGTCAGACAGTTTCTGGCTGTCGGTGCTGGCGGTAGGTTGCCTGATTTTTTGGTTTGAATGGGCGCCGATCGGTGAGCGATTCCGGTCGGCGTGGTATTGGGCGCCGGTACGCTGGCTGCATATTCAGCTCGGCATGACGCTGCTACTGGTGCCGATGCAGGTCGCACTGTTTTTAGGCCTGACGCTGACCTCGTTGCCGGCCAATCTTTGGGCGGTGCCGATCGTCTCATTGGTGACGGTGCCGTTGATTTTGCTGGCGGTGATCGGCGGCGTCTTCCCCTCGCTAAGTTACGGGCTTTGGTGGTTGGCCGATTTCACGTTGAGCTGGGTGTTTGTGCCGCTGAATTACCTGCAACGCGGTTGGGTGGATTTGGGGGCTGCCTCGCTGCTGGCCAGCATAGCGGGATGGCTTATCGTTATCTGTTGGCGCTTTCATTGGTGGCGGCGTTATGCCCCGGGGCTGGCGACGATAGCGATATGCTGTGTGCTGTGGCGGGAAAAAGAGCCGGGATACCGCTGGCGAGTCGATATGCTCGATGTCGGGCACGGCTTGGCGGTGGTCATTGAGCAAAACGGCAAGGGAATACTGTACGATACCGGCGATCGTTGGCCGGGCGGCAGCGCCGCCGAACGGCATATTTTGCCGATGTTGAACTGGCGAGGAATTGAATTGGAACAGATCATTATCAGCCATGATCATCTCGATCATATCGGCGGGCTGCCGACGGTACAGAGTGCGTTTCCACAGGCGACGGTGCGTAGCCCGATACGCGGGGTGGGGCACTTGCCCTGCGTCGCCGGTGAGCGTTGGCGTTGGCAGTCGTTGCAATTCGAGGTGCTGTGGCCGCCGAGAACGCTCAAAAGGCCGGTCAATGACGACTCCTGCGTGATTCGTATCGACGACGGGCAATACAGCCTGCTGCTTACCGGCGACGCGGAAAAGAAAGCGGAGGCACAGCTGATTCGATTGCGGCGCGACCGTTTAGCGGCCACGATATTGCAGGTGGGGCACCATGGCAGCAGAACCTCTTCCACACCGCCGTTTCTGCGCGCGGTCAATCCTGAGGCGGCGCTGGCGTCTGCATCTCGTTACAACAAATGGCGTTTGCCTGCGCGTAAAGTGGTCGCCAGATACCGGGCAAATGGCATTATATGGCGTGATACGACGCGCTCTGGCCAGTTATCGGTACTTTTTTTCGACAACGATTGGCAAATTAAAGGCTTTCGCGAACAATTAATGCCCCGTTGGTACCATCAGCGGTTTGGCGTAGAGGGTGATAATGAGTAAAATAGGCCGCTATTTCTTCCGATGCTGGTATTTGCATGATGAATGATAAAGATCTCTCGACCTGGCAGACTTTCCGTCGACTCTGGCCGATGATCACTCCTTTTAAGACCGGGCTGATTGTGGCCGCCATTGCGTTGATTATGAACGCAGCGGGTGACACGCTGATGCTGTCTCTGCTTAAACCGCTATTGGACGATGGGTTTGGAAAAACCGACAGCAGCGTGCTGGTGTGGATGCCGCTGGCGGTGATTGCGCTGATGCTGATGCGCGGCGTGACCAGCTTTGTTTCAAGCTACTGCATTTCCTGGGTTTCCGGCATGGTGGTGATGCAGATGCGCCGCCGCCTGTTTGGCCACATGATGAGAATGCCGGTGGCCTTCTTCGATCAGCAGTCTACCGGGACTTTGCTGTCGCGCATTACCTATGATTCCGAGCAGGTGGCTTCCTCCTCTTCCAGTGCGCTGGTGACCGTGGTGCGTGAAGGGGCCTCGATCATTGGCCTGTTCATCATGATGTTCTACTACAGCTGGCAG is part of the Serratia marcescens genome and encodes:
- the ycaO gene encoding 30S ribosomal protein S12 methylthiotransferase accessory factor YcaO; the protein is MTQTFIPGKDAALEDSIARFQQKLSDLGFNIEEASWLNPVPHVWSVHIRDRDCPLCFTNGKGASKKAALASALGEYFERLSTNYFFADFYLGKQIAEGDFVHYPNEKWFPIPEDDALPAGILDERLHAFYDPQQELSASDLVDLQSGNADRGVCALPFTRQSDQQTVYIPMNIIGNLYVSNGMSAGNTANEARVQGLSEVFERYVKNRIIAESISLPAIPDEVLNRYPGVVEAIAKLEEEGFPILSYDASLGGNYPVICVVLFNPTNGTCFASFGAHPDFGVALERTVTELLQGRSLKDLDVFTAPTFDDEEVAEHTNLETHFIDSSGLISWDLFKQDADYPFVDWSFSGSTQEEFATLMSIFDKEDAEVYIADYEHLGVYACRIIVPGMSDIYPAEDLLLANNSMGAHLRDTLLALPGSEWEPEEYLALIEQLDDEGLDDFTRVRELLGIASGKDNAWHTLRVGELKSMLALAGGDLDQALIWTEWTQDFNASVLNPARSNYYRCLQTLLLLAQEPEREAAQYYTAFVKMYGQEAVDAASAAISGEERFNGLFAVDADLEALPAHQALLAAYEKLQAAKRRHWAKA
- the ihfB gene encoding integration host factor subunit beta encodes the protein MTKSELIERLAGQQSHIPAKAVEDAVKEMLEHMAATLAEGERIEIRGFGSFSLHYRAPRVGRNPKTGDKVELDGKYVPHFKPGKELRDRANIYG
- the aroA gene encoding 3-phosphoshikimate 1-carboxyvinyltransferase; the protein is MVDSLTLHPVALVNGTVNLPGSKSVSNRALLLAALAKGSTRLTNLLDSDDVRHMLNALQALGVNYQLSADRTVCEVTGVAGPLVADRPLELFLGNAGTAMRPLAAALCLGEGDVVLTGEPRMKERPIGHLVDALRQGGAQIDYLEQTDYPPIRLRGGFQGGDVTVDGSVSSQFLTALLMTAPLAPQDTQIHIKGELVSKPYIDITLHLMRTFGVSVSHDNYRVFHIQGRQTYIAPGDYLVEGDASSASYFLAAAAIKGGTVRVTGIGRKSVQGDTKFADVLEKMGARITWGDDFIECSRGELRGIDMDMNHIPDAAMTIATAALFAEGPTTIRNIYNWRVKETDRLAAMATELRKVGAEVDEGEDYIHVVPPAKLQFAEIGTYNDHRMAMCFSLVALSDTPVTILDPKCTAKTFPDYFEQLARISQPA
- the serC gene encoding 3-phosphoserine/phosphohydroxythreonine transaminase, with the translated sequence MTQVYNFSSGPAMLPVEVLRRAEQELCNWHGLGTSVMEISHRSKEFIAVAEQAEQDLRDLLKVPSNYKVLFCHGGARGQFAALPLNLLGDKTTADYIDGGYWAHSAIKEAEKYCTPNVIDVKTRIDGLSGIKPMKEWQLNADAAYVHYCPNETIDGVAIDETPDFGDKVVIGDYSSTILSRPLDVSRFGVIYAGAQKNIGPAGLTLVIVRDDLLGKARKEVPSILDYTVLAENDSMFNTPPTFAWYLSGLVFKWLKEQGGLVEMQKRNQAKAELLYATIDKSDFYRSQVAIANRSWMNVPFQLADAALDKVFLSEAEAIGLQALKGHRVVGGMRASIYNAMPLAGVQALTDFMTDFERRHG
- the rpsA gene encoding 30S ribosomal protein S1 — encoded protein: MTESFAQLFEESLKEIETRPGSIVRGVVVAIDKDIVLVDAGLKSESAIPAEQFKNAQGELEIQVGDEVDVALDAVEDGFGETLLSREKAKRHEAWITLEKAYEEAETVTGVINGKVKGGFTVELNGIRAFLPGSLVDVRPVRDTLHLEGKELEFKVIKLDQKRNNVVVSRRAVIESENSAERDQLLENLQEGMEVKGIVKNLTDYGAFVDLGGVDGLLHITDMAWKRVKHPSEIVNVGDEITVKVLKFDRERTRVSLGLKQLGEDPWVAIAKRYPEGTKLTGRVTNLTDYGCFVEIEEGVEGLVHVSEMDWTNKNIHPSKVVNVGDVVEVMVLDIDEERRRISLGLKQCKSNPWQQFAETHNKGDRVEGKIKSITDFGIFIGLDGGIDGLVHLSDISWNVAGEEAVREYKKGDEIAAVVLQVDAERERISLGVKQLAEDPFNNYLSMNKKGAIVTGKVTAVDAKGATVELAGGVEGYLRASEASRDRIEDATLVLNVGDEVEAKFTGVDRKNRVVSLSVRAKDEADEKDAIATVNNKQEEGNFSNAMAEAFKAAKGE
- the cmk gene encoding (d)CMP kinase — its product is MTATAPVITVDGPSGAGKGTLCKALAESLGWRLLDSGAIYRVLALAALHHQVDITSEEALVPLAAHLDVRFVAQDGKLQVILEGEDVSNEIRTETVGNTASQAAAFPRVREALLRRQRAFREAPGLIADGRDMGTVVFPDAPVKIFLDASSEERAHRRMLQLQEKGFNVNFERLLAEIKERDDRDRNRPIAPLVPASDALVLDSTSMSIEEVIRQALTYAQKVLALPQQ
- the ansB gene encoding L-asparaginase 2, which codes for MKSVKLSVLTLLLTGASASALALPNITLLATGGTIAGGGDSATKSNYTAGKLGVEALVDAVPALKDIANVQGEQVVNIGSQDMNDQVWLTLAKKIDADCGKTDGFVITHGTDTLEETAYFLDLTVKCDKPVVLVGAMRPATAMSADGPFNLYNAVVTAADPQSANRGVLVAMNDTVLDARDVTKTNTTAVQTFQSPNYGPLGYIHNGKVDYQRSPQRKHTRDTPFDVNKLSELPKVGIVYNYANASDAPAKALIAEGYQGIVSAGVGNGNLYKTVFDTLATAAHHGVAVVRSSRVPTGATTEDAEVDDAKYGFVAAGTLNPQKARILLQLALTQTKDAKQIQQMFNQY